GGATCCTCAATAACCGCATATTCAATCTCTTCATCATCCCTTTTCATGATCTTGAGGACTTTGCCATCTTCATCCGCTACGCGACGGAGGCTTTCTTCGAGGTCGCCCACGGGGAGGTAAATCAACCATACGGGAGGCAGGCCCACATTTACTCCTCGTGCATGACAAACGCCCGCCACCGGTCTTCCATGCTCATCGAGCATGTTGTAGTCGGCATAGTGCTCACCGCCATGTTCCATACCGACCTCATGAACCGACCACCCGATGACCTGACGATAAAAATTCCGGGTGTTAATGGCATATGAGACCGTCAGGTCAACCCAGTAGATGCGGCCAACTGTCACCGCATCAATACTTGAAGCCTCAACACTTGCGGGAATCGCCTCCGAAGGAATGACCGGGATAATGCCGAATGCCGCTCCATTCGGATCACGCAGCACCGCCCACTGGCTTTTTCCTTGGTCATCACGGTGTTGCATCAGCTCGCTTCCACCCAGATCAAGCGTGCGCTGCACACTGGCCGATACATCGGCGACCTGAATGTGCGGCATCCAATGTAGTGGAAGGTTCATATATTCCTCACTGCGCATGCCCAGACCAATGATGGACACTCCCAGGTTGTTCATAAGATCATCCTCACGCCAGAGCGGTTTCTCACCTGTGCTGAGTACACGTGAATAGAAGCGCACCTCTCGTTCGTGTTTCGGAACGGCAATGTCCGCGCTGAGTACACCACCAACGCGTGGGGCAAAGTGGTTATTCATAGCTCTATCCTGCAGTAATTATATAATTAATAGTTGAATGGAATTACGTTTTTTCTATCAGCGCGGTACTTTTAAAAATCCTGATCCCAATTATCGTGCTGAAACATAAAGTGCACACGAAATACCCATGACAGAGCATAAGCACTGACACACAGGCGTATTATTAAAAACTGTCATGGTATTTCACATCGTGACCTTAGGTTCACCTTTCATTATAAATCGAAAATTTTAAACAGATGAAATGAACATGACCGGGTCGGCGCCCGGACACACAGGCGCATGATTACATACGGTCATGACATTGCATGTGACGACATAAACCCAAACATTTAAACAGATGAAATGCCCATGGCGGCTTACCGTCACACAGGAGCATGATTATAGCCAACATGGGTACTACATGTGACGTCAGAATCACAAATTATAAACACATGAAATGATCATGACCGGCTGAAATCCGGACACACATGAGCATGATTAAAACGTCATGGACATTCTATGTGACCGCTTGAATCAAAAAATTTTAAACACATGAAACGAAACTTGCCCGTGGACTGCGTTGTCCCTAGAATGACTTGCTTAAAACCGGGTTTCCTGGTGAAAAACGCAGATTATGACACCGGTACATTTTCGGTTGAAATTAACTATTGGAATCGAAACACAACAGCATCACCACACCGGCCGGATCTGATATCCAGTGACCATCGAGTTTTTCAGGCAACTTCTCCAATTCATCACGAAATGAGACTCCACTACCCCGAAGAAGTTCCCTGGCATGATTCATATCATCGGATTTCAGCTCAAGCCAGATATCTGTCTGACTATAAGTATCAACCCGGTCGAACCAAATTCGCAAATTCCCGGAGTCACAATACCACGACTCAGCCAGGGAATCATCCTCTGCTTTGATCAATTTCATCCCCAGAGTATCCCGATAAAATCTTAATGTATCATCATAACGATCTTTCGGAATCTTGATGGCAATGTTCGTTCCAAATTGAAATTCAGGTTTACTCATGTTGTGGTTGTTTTGATTTCAGTTCACAATTGACCATCCATTTTACTCCATATTTATCCCGTACCATCCCCGAATAGTGCACCCCAAAACATCTCTTCCAGATTCATTATTACTTCACCGTTACGGGAAAGCTTCTCAAACATGACACATGCTGTCTCCTGATCCTCAATCAGGTTTATCACCAATGCAACTTTCCCGTGAGGTGCAGATTCATTGGAGGGCCTCCTCACACACTCCGTTGAAATTCAGATAGGGGATGAGTTTCATCATGCTCAGTATTTTTGTGATGGATGTGATTCTAAATTAAGGTAAATACGGAAATCACCAATGGACAGGGTTTATTTACTGAAGCAACTTGCATTGAATGAAAACCGCGAACAACTCAGAACTCCGGTTGAGCCTCGGGTCCCTTCTTTATCTGAAGCTACTCAATCCCCCGAAATCCAAGATATCCAAATACCCGGATCCCGGGATGATCTCAACTTGCTGTTCTATGT
The nucleotide sequence above comes from Natronogracilivirga saccharolytica. Encoded proteins:
- a CDS encoding VOC family protein gives rise to the protein MNNHFAPRVGGVLSADIAVPKHEREVRFYSRVLSTGEKPLWREDDLMNNLGVSIIGLGMRSEEYMNLPLHWMPHIQVADVSASVQRTLDLGGSELMQHRDDQGKSQWAVLRDPNGAAFGIIPVIPSEAIPASVEASSIDAVTVGRIYWVDLTVSYAINTRNFYRQVIGWSVHEVGMEHGGEHYADYNMLDEHGRPVAGVCHARGVNVGLPPVWLIYLPVGDLEESLRRVADEDGKVLKIMKRDDEEIEYAVIEDPVGACLALCPA
- a CDS encoding VOC family protein, translated to MSKPEFQFGTNIAIKIPKDRYDDTLRFYRDTLGMKLIKAEDDSLAESWYCDSGNLRIWFDRVDTYSQTDIWLELKSDDMNHARELLRGSGVSFRDELEKLPEKLDGHWISDPAGVVMLLCFDSNS